From Leifsonia sp. fls2-241-R2A-40a, one genomic window encodes:
- a CDS encoding ATP-binding protein: MIPLTVGTTVESPERPAVIDGSRFNRHTFWCGQSGSGKTYALGVVLEQLLLETALPVAVIDPNADFVELRRTREGVSRSEAGRWGELDIRVQHSSTPEEPQLHIRFVDLSVRAKAAVARLDPIADEEEYNALLHLDTSLEHYDRATFPASFLQSLVGSDDPARKHLGLRIENLQVLDWPLWAFGGSSAAAVIAERPRATVLDVGGFTHLAEPQAAALGVLEDLWRRRMERRPILIVIDEAHNFCPPVPRSDVEAQLTEQLIQIAAEGRKFGLWLFLSTQRPTKIHPNVLSQCDNLGLMRMNSPRDLAELADVFGFVPHQLLEQSPSFRKGEALFAGAFTDEPQLVRIGRRLTVEGGGDLSVEERAG, encoded by the coding sequence ATGATCCCGCTGACGGTCGGAACAACGGTGGAGTCGCCCGAGCGTCCGGCGGTGATCGACGGCTCCCGCTTCAATCGCCACACCTTCTGGTGCGGCCAGAGCGGATCGGGGAAGACGTACGCCCTGGGCGTCGTGCTGGAACAGCTGCTGCTGGAGACGGCCCTTCCTGTCGCGGTGATCGACCCCAACGCGGACTTCGTGGAACTGCGCCGCACGCGCGAGGGCGTCAGCCGTTCGGAGGCCGGGCGCTGGGGCGAGCTGGACATCCGGGTGCAGCATTCCAGCACCCCGGAGGAACCCCAGCTGCACATCCGGTTCGTCGACCTGAGCGTGCGGGCGAAGGCCGCGGTCGCCCGGCTCGATCCGATCGCCGACGAGGAGGAGTACAACGCGCTGCTGCACCTCGATACGTCGCTGGAGCACTACGATCGGGCGACCTTCCCTGCGTCGTTCCTGCAATCGCTGGTGGGTTCCGACGACCCCGCGCGGAAGCACCTGGGCCTGCGGATCGAGAACCTGCAGGTGCTCGACTGGCCGCTCTGGGCGTTCGGCGGAAGCTCGGCGGCCGCGGTCATCGCGGAGCGCCCGCGGGCGACGGTGCTCGACGTGGGCGGCTTCACGCATCTGGCGGAGCCGCAGGCCGCGGCGCTCGGTGTCCTCGAAGACCTGTGGCGGCGGCGGATGGAGCGGCGGCCCATCCTCATCGTCATCGACGAGGCGCACAACTTCTGCCCGCCCGTGCCGCGCTCGGATGTGGAGGCGCAGCTGACGGAGCAGCTCATCCAGATCGCCGCCGAGGGCCGCAAGTTCGGTCTGTGGCTGTTCCTGTCGACGCAGCGCCCCACCAAGATCCACCCGAACGTGCTCTCGCAGTGCGACAACCTCGGCCTCATGCGGATGAACTCGCCGCGCGACCTCGCGGAGCTCGCCGATGTCTTCGGCTTCGTGCCCCACCAGCTGCTGGAGCAGTCGCCCTCCTTCCGCAAGGGCGAAGCGCTGTTCGCCGGGGCGTTCACCGACGAGCCGCAGCTGGTGCGCATCGGCCGCCGCCTCACGGTGGAGGGAGGCGGCGACCTGAGCGTGGAGGAGCGTGCCGGCTAG
- a CDS encoding SHOCT domain-containing protein translates to MDWSNFWSVIWLFFWSFAFVAYLFALFAIISDLFRDHKLNGWWKALWIIFLIFVPFLTALVYLIARGPGMAERSQKEARQYQTATDDYIRHVAASSPADEISKAKALLDSGAITPDEFAHLKARALAGHTAPAAAASNAAPTAPAAPAGPATPPPAAPTV, encoded by the coding sequence ATGGACTGGAGCAACTTCTGGAGCGTCATCTGGCTCTTCTTCTGGAGCTTCGCCTTCGTGGCGTACCTGTTCGCGCTGTTCGCGATCATCAGCGACCTGTTCCGTGACCACAAGCTGAACGGCTGGTGGAAGGCGCTGTGGATCATCTTCCTGATCTTCGTCCCGTTCCTGACGGCCCTGGTGTACCTGATCGCCCGGGGCCCGGGAATGGCGGAACGCAGCCAGAAGGAGGCGCGGCAGTACCAGACGGCCACCGACGACTACATCCGTCACGTCGCGGCCTCGAGCCCGGCCGACGAGATCAGCAAGGCCAAGGCGCTGCTCGACAGCGGAGCGATCACACCCGACGAGTTCGCCCACCTGAAGGCGCGCGCCCTCGCCGGCCACACCGCGCCCGCAGCCGCGGCCTCCAACGCGGCGCCGACGGCACCCGCGGCCCCGGCCGGACCGGCGACACCGCCGCCGGCAGCTCCCACGGTGTGA
- a CDS encoding alpha/beta fold hydrolase, which translates to MTTFATADDGTRIAYEEHGVGVPVLLIAGQATGMHGWGPFADALARDFRVIVYDHRGIGESGLGDPAAYSTRAFADDAVAVLDAAGVAAAHVVGHSMGGRVAQWLAADHPERVRRLALIATTAGDRTAERRDPAVVADLLSGDRDRMLPLFFDDGWAAAHPGDVDRFFTRVATRPALRGHFAASRDHDGTDALGRIRARTLVVHGTHDALTPVAHARLLTDRIPDAVMVELDARHGLHLDTPAVEETVRDFLLPDGQRALS; encoded by the coding sequence GTGACCACCTTCGCGACCGCCGACGACGGCACCCGCATCGCGTACGAGGAGCACGGAGTCGGCGTGCCGGTGCTGCTGATCGCCGGGCAGGCGACCGGGATGCACGGCTGGGGCCCGTTCGCGGACGCGCTCGCGCGCGACTTCCGCGTCATCGTGTACGACCACCGCGGGATCGGGGAGAGCGGGCTCGGCGACCCGGCGGCGTACTCCACGCGCGCCTTCGCCGACGATGCCGTGGCGGTGCTCGACGCCGCCGGTGTTGCGGCAGCGCACGTCGTCGGTCACTCGATGGGCGGACGCGTCGCGCAGTGGCTGGCGGCCGACCATCCCGAGCGCGTGCGACGTCTCGCGCTGATCGCCACGACGGCGGGCGACCGCACCGCCGAGCGTCGCGATCCGGCCGTGGTCGCGGACCTGCTGAGCGGCGACCGCGACCGGATGCTGCCCCTCTTCTTCGACGATGGATGGGCTGCCGCGCATCCCGGCGACGTCGACCGCTTCTTCACCCGTGTCGCCACGCGGCCGGCGCTGCGCGGCCACTTCGCCGCGAGCCGCGACCACGACGGCACAGATGCACTCGGGCGGATCCGCGCACGCACGCTCGTAGTGCACGGCACGCACGACGCGCTCACCCCGGTAGCGCACGCGCGGCTGCTCACCGACCGCATCCCGGACGCCGTCATGGTCGAGCTGGATGCCCGTCACGGGCTGCACCTCGACACCCCGGCGGTGGAGGAGACGGTGCGCGACTTCCTCCTCCCGGACGGACAGCGCGCGCTCAGCTGA
- a CDS encoding histidine phosphatase family protein, translating to MTARTLLLIRHGESTANVAAAAAEAAGADVIAVEARDADVTLSPLGELQAGALGARLRDALPRDAVVFSSPYRRAIQTAQFALGEHVPLLVDERLRDRELGILDRLTALGVERRVPLEAERRRWSGKFYYRPPGGEAWTDVALRIRSFLRDVPDAGTVVVFAHDAVVSLFLYVLLRMTEDELAEHLLTHPVANASVTELTFDGTGWTLQAFADDEHLTAAGLPATQHPGEARADA from the coding sequence ATGACCGCTCGCACCCTGCTCCTGATCCGTCACGGCGAGAGCACGGCGAACGTCGCGGCGGCCGCGGCGGAGGCCGCCGGCGCCGACGTGATCGCCGTCGAGGCCAGAGACGCCGATGTCACGCTGTCCCCTCTCGGCGAGCTGCAGGCCGGCGCACTCGGCGCCCGGCTGCGCGACGCCCTCCCCAGGGATGCCGTCGTGTTCAGCTCGCCCTATCGCCGGGCCATCCAGACCGCGCAGTTCGCACTCGGGGAGCACGTACCCCTGCTCGTCGACGAACGGCTGCGCGACCGCGAGCTCGGCATCCTGGACCGTCTTACCGCGCTCGGCGTGGAGCGACGGGTCCCGCTGGAGGCGGAGCGGCGGCGCTGGTCGGGCAAGTTCTACTACCGTCCGCCGGGCGGTGAGGCGTGGACGGATGTCGCCCTGCGCATCCGCTCCTTCCTGCGGGATGTGCCGGACGCCGGGACGGTCGTCGTCTTCGCCCACGACGCGGTGGTGAGCCTGTTCCTGTACGTTCTGCTGCGCATGACCGAGGACGAGCTGGCCGAGCACCTTCTGACGCATCCGGTCGCCAACGCGTCCGTGACCGAGCTGACCTTCGACGGCACGGGATGGACGCTGCAGGCCTTCGCCGACGACGAGCACCTGACGGCCGCGGGGCTCCCCGCGACGCAGCATCCCGGTGAGGCGCGGGCCGATGCGTGA
- a CDS encoding DUF2252 domain-containing protein — MSLDVAEAGERAESPLTAEELYEAGRAARESLPRSAHAEFTPPPGRDPIGILRAQHEDRLQYLVDLRIERMSADAFAFYRGTAAIQAADLAAAPTTGAEVVICGDAHLSNFGIYRSPENAMVFDINDFDEATVGPWEWDLKRLLASVVLAGRSLNIPPDRLREITETAADAYRSRLGMALATPLVERYFTPTSVRSGRQVLSPETLRLIRQVIKASRKRTTENVARRTLQTEPDGTLRFVERPPIQTRAEPEVQALAQDAYDRYRHTLSPNTALLASQLRLDDVARRVVGVGSVGTRCFVIALRGPTGEAVILQLKEANASVVERFGGVEPLPGYLDLSLLPDEQGYRVVACQRILQAVSDPFLGFLRVEGFAFYMRLFRNRNASFDIPSMSQIQFHDYAQACAVVLARAHARSPKAPFLAGYIGSRGSFVRAVAHWAELYADQAELDYANFVEAAAGGAFAVS; from the coding sequence ATGAGTCTGGACGTTGCCGAAGCGGGAGAACGGGCCGAGAGCCCGCTCACGGCGGAGGAGCTGTATGAGGCCGGACGCGCAGCGCGCGAGTCGCTGCCGCGCTCCGCGCACGCCGAGTTCACTCCGCCGCCGGGGCGCGATCCGATCGGCATCCTCCGCGCGCAGCACGAGGACCGGCTGCAGTACCTCGTCGATCTGCGGATCGAGCGGATGAGCGCCGACGCGTTCGCCTTCTACCGCGGCACCGCGGCCATCCAGGCGGCGGACCTCGCGGCGGCCCCGACGACCGGCGCCGAGGTGGTGATCTGCGGGGACGCGCACCTCAGCAACTTCGGCATCTACCGGTCGCCCGAGAACGCGATGGTGTTCGACATCAACGACTTCGACGAGGCGACCGTCGGTCCGTGGGAGTGGGACCTCAAGCGCCTGCTGGCCAGTGTCGTGCTGGCCGGACGTTCGCTGAACATCCCCCCTGACCGCCTGCGCGAGATCACCGAGACGGCGGCCGATGCGTATCGCAGCCGGCTGGGGATGGCGCTCGCCACGCCCCTGGTGGAGCGGTACTTCACCCCGACCTCGGTCCGTTCGGGCCGCCAGGTGCTCAGCCCGGAGACCCTGCGCCTCATCCGCCAGGTGATCAAGGCGTCCCGGAAACGGACGACGGAGAACGTCGCCCGCCGCACGCTGCAGACGGAACCGGACGGCACCCTGCGTTTCGTCGAGCGGCCGCCCATCCAGACCCGGGCGGAGCCCGAGGTGCAGGCGCTCGCCCAGGACGCGTACGACCGGTACCGCCACACCCTCTCGCCGAACACCGCGCTGCTCGCCTCGCAACTCCGGCTGGACGACGTCGCGCGCCGGGTGGTCGGCGTCGGAAGCGTCGGGACGCGCTGCTTCGTGATCGCGCTGCGCGGGCCCACCGGTGAGGCGGTCATCCTGCAGCTGAAGGAGGCGAACGCCTCGGTGGTCGAGCGCTTCGGGGGCGTCGAGCCCCTGCCCGGCTACCTCGATCTGAGCCTGCTTCCGGATGAGCAGGGCTACCGCGTCGTCGCCTGCCAGCGCATCCTCCAGGCCGTCTCCGACCCGTTCCTCGGCTTCCTCCGGGTGGAGGGTTTCGCCTTCTACATGCGGCTGTTCCGCAACCGCAACGCGTCGTTCGACATCCCCTCGATGAGCCAGATCCAGTTCCACGACTACGCCCAGGCGTGCGCCGTGGTGCTCGCGCGAGCGCACGCGCGCTCGCCGAAGGCGCCGTTCCTCGCCGGCTACATCGGCTCGAGAGGGTCGTTCGTCCGCGCGGTCGCGCACTGGGCCGAGCTGTACGCCGACCAGGCAGAGCTCGACTATGCGAACTTCGTGGAGGCCGCAGCCGGGGGCGCCTTCGCGGTCAGCTGA
- a CDS encoding GAP family protein — translation MGSAIGDVLPLAVGIAISPIPIIAAILMLLSPKARGTSVGFLIGWVLGIVVAVVVFTLLSALIPKSDPDASRPIAGIIQIILGLLLLFLAFRQWQSRPHDDAEPALPSWMGAIDSMTAGRGLGLGFLLAAVNPKNLLLAAGAGLAIGAAGLSAGSATVVIVVFTVIAALSVAIPVIAYLVAAERMRAPLQSLRGWLVRNNATVMAVLLLVLGVVLVGKGIGSF, via the coding sequence ATGGGTAGCGCCATCGGCGACGTCCTGCCGCTCGCGGTCGGGATCGCGATCAGCCCGATCCCGATCATCGCCGCGATCCTCATGCTGCTGTCGCCGAAGGCCAGGGGCACGAGCGTCGGCTTCCTGATCGGCTGGGTCCTCGGCATCGTGGTCGCCGTGGTCGTCTTCACGCTGCTGTCGGCGCTGATCCCGAAGAGCGACCCGGACGCCTCCCGCCCGATCGCCGGGATCATCCAGATCATCCTGGGACTCCTGCTGCTGTTCCTGGCGTTCCGGCAGTGGCAGTCGCGCCCGCACGACGACGCCGAGCCTGCCCTCCCGTCGTGGATGGGCGCCATCGACTCGATGACCGCCGGGCGCGGTCTCGGCCTGGGCTTCCTCCTCGCCGCCGTGAACCCGAAGAACCTGCTGCTCGCCGCGGGCGCCGGGCTGGCGATCGGGGCGGCGGGCCTCAGCGCCGGCTCCGCCACCGTCGTGATCGTCGTCTTCACCGTGATCGCAGCGCTCTCGGTGGCGATCCCCGTGATCGCCTACCTGGTGGCCGCCGAGCGGATGCGCGCACCGCTCCAGTCGCTGCGCGGCTGGCTCGTCCGCAACAACGCCACGGTCATGGCGGTCCTGCTGCTGGTGCTCGGTGTCGTGCTCGTGGGCAAGGGCATCGGCAGCTTCTAG
- a CDS encoding AI-2E family transporter gives MSEDASTPAQPPEASRGRSWPFRGRRQRAAAPSAPVDPDAELANAGGMGRGVRILLGLASAVVISFGIAAIGGILAPTLLALVLTICAQPVRVWLERHGTPQGLATGAVGLTVFALLAGFIAVLWIALAQFVGMLPQYKPQLQELGNQLTAWLKSIGLGPQQVQEIQSGFDPGKALSFVTGLLGNAFGLIALLVIVLTMLILMPADAAYTPTLLRQLKPTRPNLVYAVSGYAVSVRRYMVVTTLLGIAQGVINGVALLLLGVPAALLWAILSFLCSFIPNVGYFIALVPPLVFGYLTGGWGTVVGVIIVYGVINAIIQSVVQPKVVGSAVALSQTLTFFSVLFWAVVLGPIGAILAVPLTLLVRAVLVDSDPRARLWRPIIGDLAQTKAQMKAESDARREERHQIKAQDGRHG, from the coding sequence ATGAGCGAGGATGCCAGCACACCGGCGCAGCCACCCGAAGCGAGCCGCGGCCGGTCGTGGCCCTTCCGCGGGCGACGGCAGCGCGCCGCGGCGCCCAGCGCGCCGGTCGACCCGGACGCCGAACTCGCGAACGCCGGCGGGATGGGCCGCGGCGTGCGCATCCTGCTCGGGCTCGCCTCCGCCGTGGTCATCTCGTTCGGCATCGCGGCGATCGGCGGCATCCTCGCCCCGACCCTGCTGGCCCTGGTGCTCACCATCTGCGCGCAGCCCGTGCGGGTCTGGCTGGAGCGCCACGGTACGCCGCAGGGTCTGGCGACCGGAGCCGTCGGTCTGACCGTGTTCGCCCTGCTCGCCGGGTTCATCGCCGTGCTGTGGATCGCGCTGGCGCAGTTCGTGGGGATGCTGCCGCAGTACAAGCCGCAGCTGCAGGAGCTCGGCAACCAGCTGACCGCCTGGCTGAAGAGCATCGGCCTGGGGCCCCAGCAGGTGCAGGAGATCCAGTCCGGCTTCGACCCCGGCAAGGCGCTCTCGTTCGTCACCGGCCTCCTCGGGAACGCGTTCGGGCTCATCGCGCTGTTGGTGATCGTGCTGACGATGCTCATCCTGATGCCGGCGGACGCGGCCTACACGCCAACGCTGCTCCGGCAGCTGAAGCCCACCCGGCCGAACCTGGTCTACGCCGTCAGCGGCTACGCCGTCTCGGTCCGGCGCTACATGGTGGTCACGACCCTGCTCGGCATCGCCCAGGGCGTCATCAACGGCGTCGCCCTGCTTCTGCTCGGGGTTCCGGCCGCGCTGCTCTGGGCGATCCTGTCCTTCCTGTGCAGCTTCATCCCGAACGTCGGCTATTTCATCGCCCTCGTGCCCCCGCTCGTCTTCGGCTATCTCACCGGCGGCTGGGGAACCGTGGTCGGGGTCATCATCGTCTACGGCGTCATCAACGCCATCATCCAGTCCGTCGTTCAGCCGAAGGTGGTCGGCAGCGCGGTCGCGCTCAGCCAGACGCTGACGTTCTTCTCCGTGCTGTTCTGGGCGGTCGTCCTGGGCCCGATCGGCGCCATCCTCGCGGTGCCGCTGACCCTGCTCGTGCGCGCCGTCCTCGTCGACTCCGATCCACGGGCGCGGTTGTGGCGCCCGATCATCGGCGACCTCGCGCAGACCAAGGCGCAGATGAAGGCGGAGTCGGATGCGCGGCGCGAGGAGCGCCACCAGATCAAGGCGCAGGACGGCCGTCATGGGTAG
- a CDS encoding NAD(P)H-hydrate dehydratase, protein MRDRREQAPESQTVTPELLRGWPLPEPSGSKRSRGEVVVVGGALRSPGAALLAGRAALRVGAGRLTLAVGASVAAQVAVALPECGVVPLPETSSGSVRGAGIREAASDLAGADAVLLGPGLDDADETARMLARTARAVGRDTVLVLDAYALGALAGHPRLAGTGARILTPNTEEAARLLDRDADDLDADTVELARRYGATVSCFGRIASPDGRLFSVGSGDPGLGTSGSGDALAGAIAGLAARGADPLQAAIWGTHLHAAAGDSLTAEVGRLGFLASEIVDRLTAELDALS, encoded by the coding sequence ATGCGTGACCGGCGCGAGCAGGCCCCAGAGTCCCAGACGGTGACCCCCGAGCTGCTCCGCGGGTGGCCGTTGCCGGAGCCATCGGGGTCGAAGCGCTCCCGTGGTGAGGTGGTGGTCGTCGGCGGCGCGCTGCGCTCCCCCGGTGCGGCCCTGCTCGCCGGCCGGGCGGCGCTCCGGGTCGGGGCGGGACGCCTGACGCTGGCCGTGGGCGCGTCCGTGGCCGCCCAGGTGGCCGTGGCGCTGCCCGAGTGCGGCGTCGTCCCGCTGCCCGAGACCTCCTCCGGGAGCGTGCGCGGCGCGGGCATCCGCGAGGCCGCGTCCGACCTGGCCGGGGCGGATGCGGTCCTTCTCGGCCCTGGGCTCGACGACGCGGATGAGACGGCACGGATGCTGGCCCGTACGGCCCGCGCCGTCGGGCGCGACACCGTCCTCGTCCTCGACGCGTACGCCCTCGGGGCGCTGGCCGGGCATCCGCGCCTCGCCGGCACCGGCGCACGCATCCTGACACCGAACACCGAGGAGGCCGCGCGGCTGCTCGACCGCGACGCGGACGACCTGGACGCCGACACGGTCGAGCTGGCGCGTCGCTACGGCGCCACGGTCTCGTGCTTCGGACGGATCGCGTCGCCGGACGGCCGCCTGTTCAGCGTCGGCAGCGGCGATCCGGGTCTGGGCACCTCCGGGAGTGGGGATGCGCTGGCCGGCGCGATCGCGGGCCTCGCCGCGCGCGGCGCCGACCCGCTGCAGGCCGCGATCTGGGGCACGCACCTGCACGCCGCAGCAGGGGACTCGCTGACCGCCGAGGTCGGTCGCCTCGGCTTCCTCGCCTCGGAGATCGTCGACCGTCTGACGGCCGAGCTCGACGCCCTTTCCTGA
- a CDS encoding SulP family inorganic anion transporter, translated as MRPLGGLTARNALRESVAGVTLLAIAVPLNIGYAQIAGLPATAGLYALVLPAVLYALTVSSRQLVASPDAAAAALVAASLGGLAVAGHRDYVTLALAQAIIVGGLFLLASFFRLGFLADFLSKPILVGFVGGLALDILVSQLAKMLGVRIDSGGEFIDKLVGLGSGIGTTNVWAVVISIGSLAVLLGGRRLAPAVPWALVVLVVATLVVVLAGVDRLGVSVLGHVDAGPPTLTWPVIEWTQWLQLVPSAIALTVVTMGEGLLVSRSYGERRGYRTSPNRDLFAFGVANLGAGVSGGFTVGSSTSRTAAMDQAGSRTQLPSLIAAAGTLLLLIFGTSLLEDIPSAAIGAIVAVAVFPLLGIPEFVALWRQDRFEFTVGAVCFLGSLLIGPIAGIVIAFVLAVVNVVRRAASPAIDILASDGDPHASLLDTAPSGEQTAPGVVVIRMAAPLFFANSGAFEGALRRAVEASHPAHVVLDLEAVTDVDVTGADSWRSVQSYLAGQSVDLSICRVRPGIRDRLDHLGLLDGVRSFDTNRAAIAALSRDGARS; from the coding sequence ATGCGGCCCCTGGGGGGTCTGACGGCCCGCAACGCGCTCCGCGAGTCCGTCGCGGGTGTGACGCTGCTCGCCATCGCGGTCCCTCTCAACATCGGGTACGCGCAGATCGCCGGACTCCCGGCCACGGCCGGGCTGTACGCGCTGGTGCTGCCCGCGGTGCTGTACGCACTGACGGTGTCCTCGCGGCAGCTCGTCGCCTCCCCCGATGCGGCCGCAGCGGCGCTCGTCGCGGCGTCGCTCGGGGGCCTGGCGGTCGCCGGGCACCGCGATTATGTGACGCTCGCGCTCGCGCAGGCGATCATCGTCGGCGGGCTCTTCCTGCTGGCGTCGTTCTTCCGGCTGGGCTTCCTGGCCGACTTCCTCTCCAAGCCCATCCTGGTCGGATTCGTCGGAGGGCTGGCGCTGGACATCCTGGTCTCCCAGCTGGCGAAGATGCTCGGTGTGCGCATCGACTCCGGCGGCGAGTTCATCGACAAGCTCGTGGGGCTGGGCAGCGGGATCGGAACCACCAACGTCTGGGCGGTGGTCATCTCGATCGGTTCCCTCGCCGTCCTCCTGGGGGGTCGCCGCCTCGCGCCCGCCGTCCCCTGGGCTCTCGTGGTGCTCGTCGTCGCCACCCTGGTCGTGGTGCTGGCCGGCGTCGACCGCCTCGGCGTCTCCGTGCTGGGGCACGTGGATGCCGGACCGCCGACGCTCACCTGGCCGGTCATCGAGTGGACGCAGTGGCTGCAGCTGGTGCCGTCGGCCATCGCCCTAACGGTGGTGACCATGGGCGAGGGCCTGCTCGTCTCCCGCTCGTACGGCGAGCGCCGCGGCTACCGCACCAGCCCGAACCGCGACCTGTTCGCGTTCGGTGTGGCCAACCTGGGGGCGGGTGTGAGCGGCGGCTTCACGGTCGGTTCCTCCACGTCGCGTACCGCCGCCATGGACCAGGCGGGATCCCGCACGCAGCTCCCGTCGCTGATCGCGGCGGCCGGCACGCTCCTGCTGCTCATCTTCGGAACGAGCCTGCTGGAGGACATCCCCTCCGCAGCGATCGGTGCGATCGTGGCCGTCGCCGTGTTCCCGCTGCTGGGCATCCCGGAGTTCGTCGCCCTCTGGCGGCAGGATCGCTTCGAGTTCACGGTGGGTGCCGTCTGCTTCCTCGGCTCGCTGCTCATCGGCCCCATCGCGGGCATCGTCATCGCCTTCGTCCTCGCCGTCGTCAACGTCGTGCGCCGGGCCGCGAGCCCGGCCATCGACATTCTCGCCTCCGACGGCGACCCGCATGCTTCGCTCCTGGACACGGCCCCGAGCGGCGAGCAGACGGCGCCGGGGGTGGTGGTCATCCGGATGGCCGCGCCGCTGTTCTTCGCCAACAGCGGCGCCTTCGAGGGGGCCCTCCGCCGCGCGGTGGAGGCGTCGCATCCCGCGCACGTCGTCCTCGATCTCGAGGCCGTGACGGATGTGGATGTGACAGGAGCCGACTCCTGGAGAAGCGTCCAGTCGTACCTCGCCGGGCAGAGCGTCGACCTGTCGATCTGCCGGGTCCGTCCCGGCATCCGCGACCGGCTCGACCATCTCGGACTGCTCGACGGAGTCCGGTCCTTCGACACCAACCGGGCCGCGATCGCGGCCCTCAGCAGGGACGGAGCCCGCTCATGA
- a CDS encoding ATP-binding cassette domain-containing protein gives MTSTDPSVPSGAVLELRDVTFRRSGTQILDGIDLTVRAGEHWALLGPNGAGKSTLLGFCGALTFPTSGTVDVLGRRLGRVELQELRRHIGHVNPRHPVRSPLAATEVVLTGITGTLELPMRWDATAAEAGRARELLHSVGLDERRDARWPTLSQGERGRTLIARALISDPRLLLLDEPTTGLDVAAREQLLETIDGLSHTAPELASVLVTHHLEELPETTTHALLIAHGRTVATGEIDGTITTETVTRAFEHRIRVEKADGRWSARAVRERAAAGRAAGAVA, from the coding sequence GTGACCTCGACCGATCCGTCCGTCCCGTCCGGCGCCGTCCTCGAACTCCGCGACGTCACCTTCCGGCGCAGCGGGACTCAGATCCTCGACGGGATCGACCTCACCGTGCGTGCGGGGGAGCACTGGGCGCTGCTCGGGCCCAACGGAGCGGGCAAGTCGACACTGCTCGGGTTCTGCGGCGCGCTCACCTTCCCCACCTCCGGCACGGTGGATGTGCTCGGCCGGCGGCTCGGACGGGTGGAGCTGCAGGAGCTGCGCCGCCACATCGGCCACGTCAACCCGCGCCACCCGGTGCGGTCGCCGCTCGCGGCGACGGAGGTCGTGCTCACCGGCATCACCGGGACGCTCGAACTCCCCATGCGGTGGGACGCGACCGCGGCGGAGGCCGGCCGTGCCCGGGAGCTCCTCCACTCGGTGGGGCTGGACGAGCGGCGCGACGCCCGCTGGCCCACGCTGTCCCAGGGGGAGCGCGGGCGCACGCTGATCGCTCGTGCGCTCATCTCGGACCCGCGCCTGCTGCTGCTGGACGAGCCGACGACGGGACTGGATGTCGCGGCGCGTGAGCAGCTGCTGGAGACGATCGACGGGCTCTCGCACACCGCGCCCGAGCTCGCGTCGGTGCTCGTCACCCACCACCTGGAGGAGCTCCCGGAGACGACGACGCACGCGCTCCTCATCGCGCACGGACGCACCGTCGCGACGGGGGAGATCGACGGCACGATCACCACGGAGACGGTGACCCGCGCGTTCGAGCACCGCATCCGGGTCGAGAAGGCCGACGGCCGCTGGAGCGCCCGCGCGGTGCGCGAGCGAGCGGCTGCCGGACGCGCTGCCGGAGCGGTCGCGTGA